The following proteins come from a genomic window of Streptomyces uncialis:
- a CDS encoding site-specific integrase → MTATTTSLAPPDGEEHIPAAAVPERQALIERWAKRHGIDAARRLADAEDLADAVAKEITPENTTDTYDKSWRVWTRFCAFARLPELEGSRGSLVAFVTWMLREGQRNGKGYAPSSASTHLAAAVVGLRERGVTVSGDDQREARAALEGLAVKLLQAGERRGRGQAVGANVDGLRAIVCACPDTLTGERDKALTLTGFHYASRSQDPAGLLTGDVTLHPRGLVVAVLTGKTKHSVRNAKIRYADEPELCPVRAWTAYRARLVAEHGQRWADPSTPAFVGIDQWGHVTGGMGPDSVTRAIKRISQRAGVPIAWTGHSLRIGLASVGRRNGKDGITIADQGGWARHSRSMLGYMQRDDGWDDNASAGLT, encoded by the coding sequence GTGACCGCCACGACCACCAGCCTCGCCCCTCCCGACGGGGAGGAGCACATACCGGCAGCAGCGGTCCCCGAGCGGCAGGCGCTCATCGAGCGGTGGGCCAAGCGTCACGGCATCGACGCCGCGCGCCGCCTGGCCGACGCCGAGGATCTGGCCGACGCCGTGGCGAAGGAGATCACCCCGGAGAACACCACCGACACCTACGACAAGAGCTGGCGGGTGTGGACCCGGTTCTGCGCCTTCGCCCGGCTGCCCGAACTGGAGGGCTCCCGGGGGTCCCTGGTGGCGTTCGTGACATGGATGCTGCGCGAGGGCCAGCGGAACGGCAAGGGCTACGCCCCGTCGTCGGCCTCCACCCACCTCGCGGCCGCCGTCGTCGGGCTGCGTGAGCGCGGCGTGACGGTCTCCGGTGACGACCAGCGCGAGGCCCGTGCCGCGCTGGAGGGACTGGCGGTCAAGCTCCTGCAGGCCGGGGAGCGGCGGGGCCGCGGGCAGGCGGTCGGCGCCAACGTCGACGGACTGCGCGCCATCGTCTGCGCCTGCCCCGACACCCTCACCGGAGAGCGGGACAAGGCGCTGACCCTGACCGGCTTCCACTACGCCTCGCGCAGCCAGGACCCGGCCGGGCTGCTGACCGGCGACGTCACCCTGCACCCGCGCGGCCTGGTCGTCGCCGTACTCACCGGCAAGACCAAGCACTCCGTGCGCAACGCGAAGATCCGCTACGCCGACGAACCCGAGCTCTGCCCGGTACGGGCCTGGACGGCCTACCGCGCCCGCCTGGTCGCCGAACACGGCCAGCGGTGGGCCGACCCCTCGACGCCGGCGTTTGTCGGTATCGACCAGTGGGGCCACGTCACCGGCGGGATGGGGCCCGACTCCGTCACCCGAGCCATCAAGCGGATCTCGCAGCGGGCCGGGGTGCCCATCGCCTGGACCGGGCACTCCCTGCGCATCGGCCTGGCCTCCGTCGGCCGCCGCAATGGCAAGGACGGCATCACCATCGCCGACCAGGGCGGCTGGGCCCGCCACTCCCGCTCGATGCTCGGCTACATGCAGCGCGACGACGGCTGGGACGACAACGCCTCCGCCGGCCTCACCTAA
- a CDS encoding competence protein CoiA family protein has product MVFVGIHETWGRIDATQADLGCGQDRVSIYKVRPPAPLTCYECGWRLHLVHKTHGSYELWFLRHASNPPYCEARLAGESMAHHLLKLDLAHHAREAGWRAEYELAAPDGSWRADVMAASPDESRRVALEAQLAGISITDITARTDRYGQDGVEVCWFTDRKTVPWLDAVPSVQIARPDDGGGVQVTAGAARFVPEWCEGREDCRSGAQFELPCKGHGQWLPADHLTLSRFVAAICANTTRPHRLRTGFSDGEETSRWVTRPYFLLEEEQVQAAARHECIRERLASVRRKQEEARRAAEQQHLAAIDALLRRQEALTKPVVQFVYHEAGVYPTIARDGTPEFAMGRPVYVKGKPYAVICPVASRVSALRSRLTPLVLFAATESERDRIAAQAAPSQRIEVLEPEPSKEPPPTVPSQPRQDGLTIKQAVNRMFGLDRM; this is encoded by the coding sequence GTGGTGTTCGTCGGGATCCACGAGACGTGGGGGCGCATCGACGCCACCCAGGCAGACCTCGGCTGCGGGCAGGACCGGGTCAGCATCTACAAGGTCAGACCCCCAGCACCACTGACGTGCTACGAGTGCGGCTGGCGGCTGCACCTGGTCCACAAGACTCACGGCTCCTACGAGTTGTGGTTCCTCCGGCACGCCAGCAACCCGCCGTACTGCGAGGCGAGACTCGCGGGCGAGAGCATGGCCCATCACCTCCTCAAGCTCGACCTCGCCCATCACGCACGGGAAGCCGGCTGGCGCGCCGAGTACGAACTGGCCGCCCCGGACGGATCCTGGCGGGCGGATGTGATGGCCGCCTCGCCCGACGAGTCCCGCCGCGTCGCCCTGGAGGCACAGCTGGCGGGCATCTCGATCACCGACATCACGGCCCGCACCGACCGCTACGGCCAAGACGGTGTCGAGGTCTGCTGGTTCACCGACCGCAAGACCGTCCCCTGGCTCGACGCCGTCCCCTCCGTCCAGATCGCCCGGCCCGACGACGGAGGGGGCGTCCAGGTCACCGCCGGAGCGGCCCGGTTCGTTCCCGAGTGGTGCGAGGGCCGGGAGGACTGCAGGAGCGGTGCCCAGTTCGAGCTGCCCTGCAAGGGCCACGGCCAGTGGCTCCCGGCCGACCACCTCACCCTGAGCCGCTTCGTCGCTGCCATCTGCGCGAACACCACCCGCCCCCACCGCCTGCGCACCGGGTTCAGCGACGGCGAGGAAACCTCGCGGTGGGTGACACGCCCCTACTTCCTCCTGGAGGAGGAACAGGTCCAGGCAGCGGCCCGGCACGAGTGCATTCGGGAGCGCCTGGCCTCCGTCCGGCGAAAGCAGGAGGAAGCCCGCAGGGCCGCCGAGCAGCAGCACCTGGCGGCGATCGACGCCCTGCTCCGGCGACAGGAGGCGCTGACCAAGCCCGTGGTGCAGTTCGTCTACCACGAGGCCGGCGTCTACCCCACCATCGCCCGCGACGGCACCCCCGAATTCGCCATGGGCCGCCCGGTGTACGTGAAGGGCAAGCCTTACGCCGTCATCTGCCCCGTCGCCAGCCGCGTCTCCGCCCTGCGAAGCAGACTGACGCCCCTCGTCCTGTTCGCCGCCACCGAGAGCGAGCGCGACCGCATCGCCGCCCAGGCCGCTCCCAGCCAACGCATCGAAGTCCTTGAGCCGGAACCGTCGAAAGAGCCGCCGCCCACTGTCCCAAGCCAGCCCCGCCAGGACGGACTGACCATCAAACAGGCGGTGAACCGGATGTTCGGCCTCGACCGGATGTGA
- a CDS encoding flavoprotein: protein MTTNRTLYLIACAAPPARRLEVPIRAAQRVGWDVCLILTPSAHRWLTEDAEGEIEALEELTGHPVRWQYKLPSQPDVLPSPDAILVAPLTSNTLAKWASAISDTLALGLITEGIGLGLKIVALPHFNDAQAAHPAVARHVEFLREAGVTVLLGDTGFTPHKPKQGNVDAYPWQAGLEALHADG from the coding sequence ATGACCACGAACCGAACCCTGTACCTGATCGCCTGTGCCGCCCCGCCCGCCCGTCGCCTCGAAGTCCCGATCCGCGCCGCCCAGCGGGTCGGCTGGGACGTCTGCCTGATCCTCACACCCTCCGCCCACCGGTGGCTCACCGAGGACGCCGAGGGGGAGATCGAGGCCCTGGAGGAGCTCACCGGCCATCCCGTCCGCTGGCAGTACAAGCTCCCCTCGCAGCCCGACGTCCTGCCCTCGCCAGACGCGATCCTCGTCGCCCCGCTCACCAGCAACACCCTTGCGAAGTGGGCGTCGGCGATCAGCGACACCCTCGCCCTTGGGCTGATCACCGAGGGCATCGGACTCGGCCTGAAGATCGTGGCCCTGCCCCACTTCAACGATGCGCAGGCCGCTCACCCTGCCGTCGCCCGGCACGTCGAGTTCCTGCGCGAGGCCGGTGTCACGGTGCTGCTCGGTGACACCGGCTTCACCCCGCACAAGCCCAAGCAGGGCAACGTCGACGCCTACCCGTGGCAGGCCGGGCTCGAAGCCCTCCACGCCGACGGCTGA